TTTCATGGCAGAAACAATCAGGATTGAATCCATTGAATATCTCTGATGCAAAAGGTGTATATCTGCATGACCGAAGTGGGAAAAGATACATTGACTTTTCTTCCCAGCTGATGAACATGAATATTGGTCATGGACATCCCAGAGTAAAGGATGCAGTGATGCGTCAGATGGATGAAGTATCGTTTGTACATCCGGGAATGATCACAAAAGCCCGTGGTGAATTAGGTAAAAAATTAGCAGAGATCACTCCCGGTTCATTGAAGAAAACATTTTTTACAAATGCCGGAGCAGAAGCTGTTGAGAATGCAATTAAGTTTGCCCGACTTTATACCGGTCGTCATAAAGTGATCACATTGTATCAGGGTTATCATGGTGCTTCTTATGGAGCGATGAGTGCAAGTGGAGATCCAAGAGGAAATCCACATGACTCACAGGGTGCACCCAACTTTATCCATGTAGAGAATCCATATTTTTACAGAGATCCATGGAATAGCAAAACAAAAGAGGAGTGCGCTCAGAATGCTGCTGATCATATGGAACGGATCATCAAATTTGAAGGCCCGGGAAATGTTGCAGCAATTTTAATGGAAGGCGAAAGCGGATCAAGTGGATGTATAAAATATCCACCGGGTTACTGGCAAAAGATCAGAGAGATCGCAGACCGTTATGGAATAATTCTCATTTGCGATGAAGTGATGAGTGGCTTTGGAAGAACAGGAAAATGGTTCGGAGTGAATCATCATAATGTGGTACCGGATATAATGTGTTTTGCAAAAGGACTCACATGCGGGTATATTCCATTAGGTGGAATTATTATTAAAGAAGAACTCATAGCCGCTTTTGATAATAAACCTTTGCCGTTAGGGCTCACCTATTCAGGACATGCAGTAGCATGTGCAGCAGCTGTTGAAGTATTACAGATCTATGAAGATGAAAAGCTGATTGAAAATGCTGCAAAGATGGGTGCTTACATGGACAAACGCGTAGCGGCAATGATGGATAAACATCAAAGCATCGGTGACTATAGAAATACAGGGTTATTGGGTTGCATTGAAATTGTGAAGAACAGAAAAACAAAAGAACCAATGGCTCCATGGAATGCAAATGCAAATGAAATGGAAGTCATGAATAAAGTGAATGCCAAATTACTTGAGTTGGGATTATTCACTTTCGTTCGGTGGAATTATATTTTTACTGCTCCACCGCTTTGCATTACACAGGATGAAATGGATGAAGGGTTGGATATAATTTCGAAAGCAATTTCTATTGCGGATGAATATTGTAACTAGGTTGTAGATGATAGGTTTACAAGTTTCGTTGGGGTGTAGTCTGCAGACTACACCCCAACGTTAAAATAGAAACTTCTTACCCTTAATAACCCTTACCAGAAATCAACAGAGATGTCTGACCTCTACAGTGAAGATCTTGCTCCCATACCACAAGAGAAAAGATCATGGAATACCTGGAACTATGCTGCTTTATGGATAAGCATGTCGTTATGTATTCCAACTTATATGCTTGCCAGTTCATTGATCGGGGGCGGTATGAATTGGTGGCAGGCTATTCTTACAATCTTTCTTGGCAATACAATAGTACTCCTTCCAATGATCCTCAATGGACATGCCGGAGCTAAATTTGGTATTCCATTTCCTGTTTTAGCAAGAGCAAGTTTCGGTACAAGAGGAGCTAATATTCCTGCAATGTTACGTGCAATTGTAGCTTGCGGATGGTTTGGTATACAGACCTGGATCGGAGGGTTTGCTTTATTTCAGATGTGGAAAGTCTGGATGCCGTCAGTAGAAAATTTACCACAGATTTTTCCGGCATCCTTTGGTCTGGAAACAGGACCTGCAATAACATTTTTTATTTTCTGGCTGATCAATATGTATGTTGTGAAACTTGGTGTCGACAGTATTAAAAAATTGTTGATCTTTAAAGCATTCTTTCTTCCTATTGCAGCACTTGCATTATTGTTCTGGGCAATTTCAGCAGGTAATGGCCTGGGACCAATTTTATCACAGCCTTCAAAATTTGAAACGAATGCTGAATTCTGGAAATATTTTTTTCCGGGGCTTACAGGCATGGTCGGATATTGGGCAACATTGTCATTGAACATTCCTGACTTTACACGATATGCAAAAAGTCAGAGAGCGCAGATTGTAGGACAAGCGATTGGACTTCCGACATCAATGACATTATTTTCTTTTATCGGAGTAGTTGTAACATCAGCTACTGTTATTATTTACGGAAGTATGATCTGGGATCCGTTAGTACTTGCAGGAAAATTCACCAGCAAGTGGCTGGTAAGTTTTGCAATGATAGCAGTTGCACTCTCTACATTAGCAACAAATATTGCTGCAAACATTGTTAGTCCGGCAAACGACTTTGCTAATTTATCCCCTTCAAGAATTTCATTTACTACCGGCGGCTACATTACAGGAATTATCGGCATTTTAATTTTTCCGTGGAAGCTCATCGCTGATCCGAACGGATATATTTTCACATGGCTTATCGCCTACTCTTCTTTACTTGGCCCTGTTGGCGGAATTATGATAGCAGATTATTTCTACATTAAAAAACAAAATCTTGTTGTGAAGGAGTTGTATGAAACCAAAGCACGATATACGTATCAGAATGGTTTTAACCGTGCAGCTATCATAGCACTTTTACTTGGCATCATTCCAAACATTCCCGGATTTCTGGTAGCAATACACGTCATTCCAACTGAATCTGTTTATGAATGGATCTCCGGACTTTACAACTATGCGTGGTTTGTGGGATTTGGGGTTTCGTTTTTTGTTTATCTTTTTTTAAATAAAAAAGTTCAAGGTTCAATGTTTAAGCATTCTTGATTTTAATGATCTCCCCCGCAATACTCACAGCAATTTCCATCGGTGTCTGACTTTTTATTGAAAGACCGATTGGTGAATGAATTTTCTCGAGTTGTTTCAATTTCAATCCATCTTTTTTCCATTCTTTAAAAAGTTCATCCATTTTTGTCTGGCTTCCGAGGACTCCCAGATATTTAAAATCTTTATTGATCACAGAACGAAGAGCAAGATTATCACTTCTATATCCGAAAGTCATAATTACCACATAAACATTTTCACCACCGGAAATCAATTCAGAAAGTTCAGAGTAGTCTTTCAAAAATGTTTTCTGATGCACAAAATCATTTTCTAACATCGTATTTAAGGCGAGGCGGTCATCGTAAATGTGAATATAAAAATCCATCTTCGACATTAACTCCGATAAAGCAAGTCCGCAATGTCCGCCTCCAATAATGTGTATAATATTTTTATATCCGGTCCGCTCCTTGTATTTCCATTCAGTCTCACTTTTCATTTCAAAAAAATAATTCTCTTTAATAGGAACAATTGAGAATTGTAAAACCTATCGGACTTAATGTTAATGTACCATGCTGACTTCTTTGCAGAGAACTGATCAGCAATTTTACGGTATCGATATCATCACTTTTTATTGGAGCAAGATAAATTGTTTGTTCACCGGAACAGATCATTCCGCTCTGGTTCAGTTTGGCAGATTTGCTGTGAACTTGTTTTCGAAGGATCACATCATCATCTTCTTCAAGCAGTCTTTCCTTTGCAAGATCCACGAACTTATGTTCCATCATACCACCTCCGATTGAACCGACAAGTCTGTTATGTGAGATTGCCATCTTGAATCCTCTTCGTCCCGGGCTGCTTCCATGGCTTTCGAGGACACACATGAGTATGACAGGCTCACCTGTTTCCAGTTGACTTAGAACAAATTGCCATAGTTTTAATTCTGTCATAGAAGAATTACATTCAGAAATCGAAATTAATTCTATTTTTGTTTACAATCACAATTATTATAAAGGAGATGTCGAAAAAATTAGCCATTATCAGTGATCATATTGTAACTCCATCGGGAATAATTTCCGGTTGTGTAATCATTGAAAATGGTAAGATCACTGAGATCGATTCAGTATTACCAGGCGATTTCGATGGCGAGGTAGATATGGTGAGAAGCAATTATGTAATGCCCGGATTAATTGATCCGCATGTTCATATCAATGAACCCGGACGGACAAACTGGGAGGGATTTGAAACGGCTACCATGGCTGCTGCTGCTTCCGGAATTACATTACTTGTGGATATGCCTTTGAACTCCGCTCCTGTAACTACAAATGTTGCCAACTTTAAATTGAAACTTGCAGCTACTGAAAACAAACTTAATGTAAATGTTGGATTCTGGGGTGGAGTAATTCCCGGTAATGGTAAAGAATTGGATGAATTACTGAAAGCAGGTGTTCTTGGATTAAAAGCATTTCTTACACATTCCGGCATCGATGATTTTCCAAATACAGAACGTGCTGATTTGAAAAATGCTCTCGATATAATAAAGAAATATGACAAACCACTTCTTGTTCATTGCGAATTGACAGATGATCATCCGGGAATTGAAAATCATAATAAAAATCCGAGTGACTACATGGCGTATCTTGGATCCCGTCCGAAAGAATGGGAGAACAAAGCCATTGCTATGATGATAGATCTGTGCAGGGAAACAGGTTCACGTGTTCACATTGTGCATTTGTCTTCTGCTGAAGCACTGCCAATGATTGCATCTGCAAAAGAAGAAGGTTTGAATCTGACAGTTGAAACTGCGCAACATTATCTGGTTTTAAATGCAGAAGATATTCCAAACGGCGAAACAATATTTAAATGTGCTCCACCAATACGTGAGCGTGCAAATAATGACAAGTTATGGCAAGCTTTAAAATCAGGATTGATCGATTTTGTTGCAACTGACCACTCACCTGCTCCACCTGATCTTAAAGAAATATCATCCGGTGACCTATCAAAAGCCTGGGGCGGAATTGCAGGGTTGCAATTTGCACTTTGTTCACTCTGGACAGAAGCGAAAAAAAGAAATTTCAGTGCACAGGATATAGCGAAATGGATGTCATCTTCTCCTGCAGAATTTCTAGGTTTAAACAATAAGGGAAAAATTGAAGTTGACGCTGATGCCGACATTTTCATCTGGGACCCTGAAGGTGAAACAATTTTTAGCTCAGAAGACATTCACCACAGGCATAAGATCAGTCCATACGCAAATAAACCTTTTTCAGGAAGAGTAATTAAAACCTATCTGGCCGGTGAAGTTATTTATGAGAATAAAAATCTTGTAAAGCCTCATAAAGGTTCTATTTTGCTCGGAAATTTTTAAGACATTTACTGCCTTTACAAAATGAAAAATATGAATGAAACAAATGCACCCGCTTTTACAAAAATGATCGATCTGGCAGCAGAAAGATTAGGTGGAAAGGCTCTTTCTTGTAGTGATGATTTTTTTGCTGAGAAAGAAAATCTGTTAAAGCCGGGACGAGGAATATTCATTGCAGACAAATATACAGATCGCGGTAAATGGATGGATGGATGGGAATCAAGGCGTAAGCGAGTTCCGGGGCATGACTGGTGTGTTATACGACTGGCTACCGAAGGTAAGATCTCAGGTGTTGATATTGACACCAACTTCTTTCTTGGTAATCATCCGCCATTTGCATCAATTGAAGCATGCAATGCTGCAGGAATGAATGATGATGATGTGTTGAATAATAAAATCGAGTGGAAAGAGATTCTGACAAAATCTCCGTTGAATCCCGGGAGTCAGAATTTTTATGAAATAAAAAACACAGAAGCATTTACTCACATTCGTTTGCATATTTATCCTGATGGTGGTGTAGCGCGTTTGAAAGTTTATGGTGAAGTGAGTAAAAACTGGTCACTGATAAAAGCAGATGAACAAATCGATCTTGCTGCAGCAATCAATGGCGCTCGTTCCGTACTTTGCAACGATATGTTCTTTTCTCATATGGACAATCTCATTATGCCCGGCAGAGGAATTAATATGGGCGATGGCTGGGAAACAAAACGAAACAGAACTCCAAACAATAAAGATTGGGTTATTGTCAGACTTGCTCATAAAGGAACAGTTGATAAAATTCTAGTCGATACATGTCATTTCAAAGGAAATTATCCTGATAGTTGTATGATAGAAGGATGTAATATTGATATGGCAAGTGAGGAAAAATTAAAATCCGGTGATATTTCATGGACGACAATTTTACCACAAACAAAATTGCAGGCAGATCATGAACATTACTTCGAATCATTGAGCGCGACCGGACCGTTTACACATGTCCGTTTAACTATATTCCCCGATGGCGGAATAAGCAGAATGAGAATTTTTGGAAAGAAAGCATAGATGACAATAAAAGAATTCAATCAACTGAGATCAGAAGAAGCACAAGCAGAGATCTTCAAATGTTGTGGAAGTACAAATTGGGCAATAAAATTAACAGATAATCGTCCGTTTACAACTATTGATGACTTGAGAATTACATCAGACACAATTTGGTCTGCATGTTCTGTAGACGACTTTTTAGAGGCGTTTTCACATCATCCGAAAATCGGAGATAAAAGTTCTTTGCAAAAAAAATTCGCTACAAAAGAATGGGCATCAAATGAACAATCAGGCGTGAATGAAGCGAGTGATACAATTCTGAATGAACTTGCAAACAGAAATGAAGAATATGAAAAAAAGTTCGGATTCATTTTTATTGTTTGTGCAACGGGTAAGTCGGCAAGCGAAATGCTGGAGCTTTTAAACAAGAGACTTCCTAATACACCGGACACAGAAATTAAGATCGCTGCCCGGGAGCAAAACAAAATTACACATCTTAGAATAAACAAATTATTTTCATGAGTCAGATAACTACACACATTCTTGACACTTCACTGGGAAAACCTGCAAAAGGAATTCTGATCCGTCTCGAACAAAGCACATTTGAAAACTGGTCAGCAGTAGCATCGGGAGTTACAAATGATGATGGCCGAATCAGCGATCTGTTACCAAAAGAAAAAAAACTTGCACATGGAAATTACAGAATGATCTTTGAAGTAAAATCCTATTTTGAAAAACAAAATATAAAAAGTTTCTATCCAAGTGTTACTGTTGAATTTGAGATCAGTGAAGATTCACATTATCATGTTCCGTTATTGTTGAATCCCTTTGGATATTCGACATATAGAGGGAGTTAAGCTTTAAGTAATTCAAGATTCGTAATTCGAGATTCGAATTGCGCCTCGAATTACGAAATACGAATTACGAATAAACGTACATCAAAATCAAAGTAACCATAAAGATGAAATTATCAATTCCTACAGAAGCTACAGAAAAAGTATTAAATGAATTGCAGGTAGCAAACCTGGCTTTTCAGAAAGTTTATCCTGGAGAAAATTCAGACCGACAGCCGGTGCATACAGTTTATGGTGGCGCGAATTTATTTAAATCTGATACCACTGTAAAAATGGGTCAGATTGCACTGAAGAGCTTTAAAACAAATGCACCTAATTTTTCGGTTCTGGCAAAAGTTCTGGAGTTAACAGGACACGAATCGTTACCAACGACAGTTTCAGATATTCAGATACTGGAAAGCAAACTTGATAAAATGTCGGACGACGACAGAAAAAAAGAAAGTGCGTGGTTACCATATACAGTTTATAAAAAGATCTCTGCTAAACTGGAGCGTGAAGCTGTTGAAGATTTCAGGATCGATTTTGAAGATGGATTTGGAAATCGTCCCGATAAAGAAGAAGATGAAACAGCAGTGAATGCGGCGAAAGAACTTGCAAAAGGAATGAAAGACAAAACTGTTTCTCCTTTCATTGGGATCCGGATAAAACCTTTTACTGAAGATCTTAAAGCAAGAGGTATCAGAACACTTGATATTTTCATCACTACATTGCTTGAAAATTCAGGAAATAAAATTCCGGATAATTTTGTTGTAATGCTTCCGAAGGTAACAATACCTCAACAGATAGAAGCATTGGTGAAACTGTTCGAAGCACTTGAAAAAGTTCACAGTCTTCCGTCCGGCACATTGAAAATGGAAATGATGGTTGAAGCAACACAAGCGGTCATGGATGAAAATGGAAAGAATCCACTTCTAGGTTTGATCAGAGCAGGTAAAGGAAGATGTATTGCTGCACATTTTGGAACGTACGATTATACTGCATCATGTAATATCACAGCAAAATTCCAGACGATGGATCATCCTGTTTGCGACTTTGCGCATCACATGACAAGGGTTGCCTTAGGCGGAACAGGAATTATGCTTTCTGATGGAGCAACGAATGTTATGCCTGTTGGTCCACACCGTGGAGAAAACCTCACGCTTGATCAGGAAATCGAAAACAGAACTGTAGTACATAGCGCATGGAAACTTGGCTATGGTCATACTATGCATTCATTGATCAACGGATTTTATCAGGGCTGGGACTTGAATCCGGCACAGTTACCGATGCGGTATGCAGCTACATACACATTCTTTCTTGAAAGTTATGAAGATGCTGCTTTGCGTTTGAAGAACTTTGTAGACAAAGCAGCCCAAGCAACATTGTCGGGCGATGTATTTGATGATGCAGCAACCGGACAAGGTTTATTGAATTACTTCCTTAAAGCGTTGAATTGCGGAGCGATTACGGAAAAGGAAGCATTGGCAACCGGTTTAACAATTGATGAAATAAGAAGTCGTTCATTTTATAGAATACTTGTTGGTCGCCGTAAATAATATTTAGATCCTGCTGATTATGTCACCTGTTTATCTTGCTTTAGGAATTGCTGTTTTGCTTTTGATCACAATCATAGCGTTGAATAAAGGCATGTCTATACTTAGCAGGAAAGACAATTCTGAAGAAGCACTTGCAGCGAGCGGAATATTAAAACAAAGCCGCACTACCCTGTTTACACTGATGATTGTATCAGCAGCTATATTTGTCGGCGGACAATTTTTAGCAGGAAGCGGCATGGAAGCACATATCATGGACTGGATGAATTTGTTAGTCCGATGGATCCACGTTGTGTTTGGAATTGCATGGATCGGCGCATCCTTCTATTTTATTTTTCTTGAAAACAGTCTGAACAGAACCGAAAATTTACGTGATGAATTAGCGGGAAATTTATGGGCAATTCATGGCGGCGGATTTTATTATGTAGAAAAGTATAAAACTGCTCCCGGAGTTTTGCCAAAAAAACTTCACTGGTTTAAATACGAAGCATATTTCACATGGCTTTCGGGTTTTGTGTTGTTGAACATCGTTTATTATATGAATGCAAAGTCATATATGATCGATCCGGCAGTGCGTGATATCAGTCCGGCTACGGCAATTATGATCGGTCTGGGGAGCATGATCAGCGGTTGGATCATCTATGACCTTTTGTGCAAATCACCTTTGGTTCACAAGAAAAACTTTCGCTATAATCGGTTTCCTGATCGTAGTTCTCTACTCTATCGTCTTAAGTAAATTTTTAAGTGGTCGTGCTGCATTCATGCATATTGGAGCATTGCTGGGAACAATCATGGCAGGGAATGTGTTTTTTACTATCATTCCTTCACAGAAAGAATTAGTAGCAGCTGCAACAGAAGGTCGGCCATTGAATCCGGAGCTTGGGAAAATGGCAGGACTACGGTCGTTGCACAACAATTATATTACGTTACCGGTGATTTTTGTGATGATCAGCAATCACTTCCCGGTTACATTTGGTCATTCATGGAATTGGGCAATTCTGGCAGGTTTAACTATTGCCAGTGTTGCTGTACGTCATTACATAAATTTACATGAAAAGGGACAAAAAGCAGTATGGATGATTCCATTTGCTACTATAGCAATTTTAGCACTCATCATTGTTACTGCACCTGCAAAATTCAAAGGGAAAGATAACACACCGGTTAAATACAGTGAGGTGCAAACAATTTTTCAATTGCGCTGTAATCAATGTCATTCAGCCAAGCCGAGTGATGATGTGCAACTTGTTGCTCCGAATGGAGTCATGTTCGACAACTATGAGCAAATTCATAAGATGACTGATAAGATCATGCTACGTGCAGTCAATACACAATCAATGCCGCAGGGGAATAAAACGGGAATGACGGTTGAGGAAAGGGAGGTTATTGGGAGGTGGATTCAGCAGGGAGCTCATAATTAATAATGAAGTGGAATGGAATGAAGTGAAGTGAAGTGAAGTGAAGTGAAGTGAAGTGAAGTGAAGTGAAGTGAAGTGAAGTGAAGTGAAGTGAAGTGAAGTGAAGTGAAGTGAAGTTTTATTAATATAAAATTATTTTTTTAATCAACAATTCCTTCATAATTTATTAATTGTAAACAAGTAGAACTGTCTACAACTATAACATCGAATTGAGGGTTAATTAATCGCGCCCCTCTTAATCCGGCATTATTATAAAATTTTTTAATAGTAGTTGAATCAGGAAAATTAAAAGTACCGAATGCAGAAATATCTGAGCCAACAATATTTAAAACAATCCATTGCTTTCCATTTGCTTTATATT
This sequence is a window from Bacteroidota bacterium. Protein-coding genes within it:
- the uraH gene encoding hydroxyisourate hydrolase gives rise to the protein MSQITTHILDTSLGKPAKGILIRLEQSTFENWSAVASGVTNDDGRISDLLPKEKKLAHGNYRMIFEVKSYFEKQNIKSFYPSVTVEFEISEDSHYHVPLLLNPFGYSTYRGS
- the alc gene encoding allantoicase — translated: MNETNAPAFTKMIDLAAERLGGKALSCSDDFFAEKENLLKPGRGIFIADKYTDRGKWMDGWESRRKRVPGHDWCVIRLATEGKISGVDIDTNFFLGNHPPFASIEACNAAGMNDDDVLNNKIEWKEILTKSPLNPGSQNFYEIKNTEAFTHIRLHIYPDGGVARLKVYGEVSKNWSLIKADEQIDLAAAINGARSVLCNDMFFSHMDNLIMPGRGINMGDGWETKRNRTPNNKDWVIVRLAHKGTVDKILVDTCHFKGNYPDSCMIEGCNIDMASEEKLKSGDISWTTILPQTKLQADHEHYFESLSATGPFTHVRLTIFPDGGISRMRIFGKKA
- a CDS encoding phosphoenolpyruvate kinase, which encodes MKLSIPTEATEKVLNELQVANLAFQKVYPGENSDRQPVHTVYGGANLFKSDTTVKMGQIALKSFKTNAPNFSVLAKVLELTGHESLPTTVSDIQILESKLDKMSDDDRKKESAWLPYTVYKKISAKLEREAVEDFRIDFEDGFGNRPDKEEDETAVNAAKELAKGMKDKTVSPFIGIRIKPFTEDLKARGIRTLDIFITTLLENSGNKIPDNFVVMLPKVTIPQQIEALVKLFEALEKVHSLPSGTLKMEMMVEATQAVMDENGKNPLLGLIRAGKGRCIAAHFGTYDYTASCNITAKFQTMDHPVCDFAHHMTRVALGGTGIMLSDGATNVMPVGPHRGENLTLDQEIENRTVVHSAWKLGYGHTMHSLINGFYQGWDLNPAQLPMRYAATYTFFLESYEDAALRLKNFVDKAAQATLSGDVFDDAATGQGLLNYFLKALNCGAITEKEALATGLTIDEIRSRSFYRILVGRRK
- the allB gene encoding allantoinase AllB translates to MSKKLAIISDHIVTPSGIISGCVIIENGKITEIDSVLPGDFDGEVDMVRSNYVMPGLIDPHVHINEPGRTNWEGFETATMAAAASGITLLVDMPLNSAPVTTNVANFKLKLAATENKLNVNVGFWGGVIPGNGKELDELLKAGVLGLKAFLTHSGIDDFPNTERADLKNALDIIKKYDKPLLVHCELTDDHPGIENHNKNPSDYMAYLGSRPKEWENKAIAMMIDLCRETGSRVHIVHLSSAEALPMIASAKEEGLNLTVETAQHYLVLNAEDIPNGETIFKCAPPIRERANNDKLWQALKSGLIDFVATDHSPAPPDLKEISSGDLSKAWGGIAGLQFALCSLWTEAKKRNFSAQDIAKWMSSSPAEFLGLNNKGKIEVDADADIFIWDPEGETIFSSEDIHHRHKISPYANKPFSGRVIKTYLAGEVIYENKNLVKPHKGSILLGNF
- a CDS encoding NCS1 family nucleobase:cation symporter-1 produces the protein MSDLYSEDLAPIPQEKRSWNTWNYAALWISMSLCIPTYMLASSLIGGGMNWWQAILTIFLGNTIVLLPMILNGHAGAKFGIPFPVLARASFGTRGANIPAMLRAIVACGWFGIQTWIGGFALFQMWKVWMPSVENLPQIFPASFGLETGPAITFFIFWLINMYVVKLGVDSIKKLLIFKAFFLPIAALALLFWAISAGNGLGPILSQPSKFETNAEFWKYFFPGLTGMVGYWATLSLNIPDFTRYAKSQRAQIVGQAIGLPTSMTLFSFIGVVVTSATVIIYGSMIWDPLVLAGKFTSKWLVSFAMIAVALSTLATNIAANIVSPANDFANLSPSRISFTTGGYITGIIGILIFPWKLIADPNGYIFTWLIAYSSLLGPVGGIMIADYFYIKKQNLVVKELYETKARYTYQNGFNRAAIIALLLGIIPNIPGFLVAIHVIPTESVYEWISGLYNYAWFVGFGVSFFVYLFLNKKVQGSMFKHS
- a CDS encoding aminotransferase class III-fold pyridoxal phosphate-dependent enzyme yields the protein METKTLNEREIILQNNLEYTIFSWQKQSGLNPLNISDAKGVYLHDRSGKRYIDFSSQLMNMNIGHGHPRVKDAVMRQMDEVSFVHPGMITKARGELGKKLAEITPGSLKKTFFTNAGAEAVENAIKFARLYTGRHKVITLYQGYHGASYGAMSASGDPRGNPHDSQGAPNFIHVENPYFYRDPWNSKTKEECAQNAADHMERIIKFEGPGNVAAILMEGESGSSGCIKYPPGYWQKIREIADRYGIILICDEVMSGFGRTGKWFGVNHHNVVPDIMCFAKGLTCGYIPLGGIIIKEELIAAFDNKPLPLGLTYSGHAVACAAAVEVLQIYEDEKLIENAAKMGAYMDKRVAAMMDKHQSIGDYRNTGLLGCIEIVKNRKTKEPMAPWNANANEMEVMNKVNAKLLELGLFTFVRWNYIFTAPPLCITQDEMDEGLDIISKAISIADEYCN
- the uraD gene encoding 2-oxo-4-hydroxy-4-carboxy-5-ureidoimidazoline decarboxylase, translated to MTIKEFNQLRSEEAQAEIFKCCGSTNWAIKLTDNRPFTTIDDLRITSDTIWSACSVDDFLEAFSHHPKIGDKSSLQKKFATKEWASNEQSGVNEASDTILNELANRNEEYEKKFGFIFIVCATGKSASEMLELLNKRLPNTPDTEIKIAAREQNKITHLRINKLFS